The following are from one region of the Bacillus methanolicus MGA3 genome:
- the gpsB gene encoding cell division regulator GpsB, with translation MLSDKIKLTAKDILEKEFKTAMRGYKQEDVDKFLDIIIKDYETFHQEIEDLKQENLRLKKQLEESSKRQNTQAVAGTTNFDILKRLSNLEKHVFGNKLYD, from the coding sequence ATGCTGTCTGATAAAATTAAGTTAACGGCGAAGGATATTTTGGAAAAAGAATTTAAAACAGCAATGCGCGGTTATAAGCAGGAAGATGTAGATAAGTTTTTAGATATAATTATAAAAGATTATGAAACCTTTCATCAAGAAATTGAAGATTTAAAGCAAGAAAACTTACGCTTGAAAAAGCAGTTAGAGGAATCTTCAAAACGCCAAAACACACAGGCAGTTGCCGGAACAACGAACTTTGATATTTTAAAACGGCTCTCTAATCTTGAAAAACACGTGTTTGGCAACAAATTGTATGATTGA
- a CDS encoding ribonuclease H-like domain-containing protein — protein sequence MTLKNKLNRLKSHLVREEKSIQNEKQTVMEIPYLDEWKKENTSPFFFDDSYCFVREVAYPLSYQHGKYRFSDFIEAVHAWNHSDISHPLSAAGYEPDDLFFFDTETTGLGGGTGNTIFLLGHASVSGSNIILKQHILPHPGAEIPLYQSFLENVDYRTLVTYNGKSFDWPQVKTRHTLIREHVPKLPPFGHFDLYHAAKRIWKHKLENIKLSTVEKEILEIERKDDIPGFLAPMIYFDFVERKNPEGMFGILKHNELDILSLITLYTHLSYQLLGLDANQTKKETYEVGRWYQALGDSKLAQNVFSQLAEQTGPEAISAKLALAYEQKKQKNWDEALSLFIEVCKHGTKKVQKEASIEAAKLFEHRKKDYGQALNYAEKAKTIHEEQLKVLRVKSDPFLAELNKRITRLTKKITASRDYQKQSFSNREL from the coding sequence ATGACGCTTAAGAATAAATTAAATCGGCTCAAATCCCATCTGGTGAGAGAAGAAAAATCGATTCAAAATGAGAAACAAACAGTAATGGAAATTCCTTATTTAGATGAGTGGAAAAAGGAAAATACTTCGCCATTTTTTTTCGATGACAGTTATTGTTTTGTACGCGAAGTAGCCTATCCTCTTTCGTATCAGCATGGAAAATATCGCTTCAGTGATTTTATTGAGGCCGTCCATGCTTGGAATCATTCGGACATTTCCCATCCGCTTTCAGCGGCGGGGTATGAACCGGATGATCTTTTCTTTTTTGATACGGAAACAACCGGCCTTGGAGGAGGAACCGGAAATACCATTTTTTTACTAGGTCATGCGAGTGTTTCAGGATCGAATATTATTTTAAAACAGCACATTCTTCCCCACCCGGGAGCGGAAATCCCGCTTTATCAAAGCTTTTTGGAAAATGTTGATTACAGGACGCTTGTAACATATAACGGGAAATCTTTTGACTGGCCTCAAGTAAAAACAAGGCATACTTTAATCAGGGAGCATGTGCCAAAGCTTCCTCCATTTGGGCATTTTGATCTATATCATGCCGCCAAAAGAATATGGAAACATAAACTAGAAAACATTAAATTATCGACCGTTGAAAAAGAAATACTCGAAATAGAGAGAAAAGATGATATTCCCGGTTTTCTTGCACCAATGATTTATTTTGATTTTGTGGAAAGAAAAAACCCAGAGGGCATGTTTGGAATATTGAAGCATAATGAACTCGATATTCTGTCTTTAATCACACTTTATACTCACCTTTCTTATCAGTTGCTCGGGCTTGATGCCAATCAGACAAAAAAAGAAACTTATGAAGTTGGAAGATGGTATCAAGCATTAGGGGACTCAAAGCTTGCACAGAACGTTTTTTCACAGCTTGCAGAACAAACCGGGCCTGAAGCAATTTCTGCCAAGCTCGCCTTGGCATACGAGCAAAAAAAGCAAAAGAACTGGGATGAAGCATTGTCTTTATTTATCGAAGTTTGTAAGCATGGAACAAAAAAGGTGCAAAAAGAAGCATCAATTGAGGCTGCAAAGCTATTCGAACATCGGAAAAAAGATTATGGCCAAGCCCTTAACTATGCAGAAAAAGCGAAGACGATTCATGAAGAGCAATTAAAAGTATTGCGGGTAAAAAGCGATCCTTTTTTAGCTGAATTAAATAAAAGAATTACAAGATTAACGAAAAAAATTACAGCATCTAGAGACTATCAGAAACAGTCATTTAGTAATAGGGAATTGTAA
- a CDS encoding Hsp20/alpha crystallin family protein codes for MSSNLPIDPKRNKQEPFGQIMKSINDFFNEKPVKGFLQSIDEFFKTPFPPSSFPVEVKETDKEHIVSAELPGVKKEQIHINVLGNYLTISINKDETIIEQNDTSKSYQKRQSFQRTSRTIGFDQLINEKKIKATYQNGLLEIRIPKLKGKQIIIDAE; via the coding sequence ATGTCTTCAAATCTTCCAATCGATCCTAAACGGAACAAGCAGGAGCCGTTTGGGCAAATAATGAAGTCAATAAATGATTTCTTTAATGAAAAACCTGTCAAAGGTTTCTTGCAATCGATTGATGAATTTTTCAAGACCCCTTTTCCGCCTTCCTCTTTTCCTGTAGAAGTTAAAGAAACGGATAAAGAGCATATTGTGAGTGCCGAATTGCCGGGTGTAAAAAAAGAACAAATTCATATCAATGTTTTAGGCAATTATTTAACAATTTCCATTAACAAGGATGAAACAATTATTGAACAAAATGATACTTCGAAATCATACCAAAAAAGACAATCGTTTCAGCGAACAAGCAGAACGATCGGTTTTGATCAGCTTATTAACGAAAAGAAAATTAAAGCCACCTATCAAAACGGATTGTTAGAAATTAGAATTCCTAAGCTCAAAGGAAAACAAATCATCATAGACGCTGAATAA
- a CDS encoding YppE family protein, with protein sequence MSEYKKLYDFTKDLLEAAVKAYARFEEIKESKTDADFYKEVKPFVDETAKLTDQWKKAAIDWITKEKPRNFHKKQIEDCSKNIEMISIQAFFSITSRKRFIDHFQSVRFLLTGLLMELESKK encoded by the coding sequence ATGAGTGAGTATAAAAAGCTTTATGATTTTACAAAAGACCTTTTAGAGGCGGCAGTAAAAGCATACGCTCGTTTTGAGGAGATAAAAGAGTCGAAAACCGATGCTGATTTCTATAAAGAAGTGAAGCCTTTTGTGGATGAAACTGCAAAGTTAACTGATCAGTGGAAGAAAGCGGCGATCGATTGGATCACGAAAGAAAAGCCTAGAAATTTCCATAAGAAACAGATTGAAGATTGCTCGAAAAATATTGAGATGATTTCAATTCAAGCGTTCTTTTCAATAACAAGCCGAAAGCGGTTTATCGATCATTTCCAGTCTGTCCGTTTTCTTTTGACAGGACTATTAATGGAACTTGAAAGCAAAAAATAA
- a CDS encoding CotD family spore coat protein, whose product MFCKPSHVLPAIVHPTKCCVNHNFVNNVVPHIHPTHTTTVNHINFDHQHFFPQSHSAVNNVTNQQFFNPPYPVEGPAFGPPPRPGAVAGAFAPGYGPGPGFGPGMGPGYGPGMGPGYGPGMGPGYGPGMGPSAVAGAESFPGAQKPPNWR is encoded by the coding sequence ATGTTCTGTAAACCAAGTCATGTTTTGCCAGCAATTGTTCATCCTACAAAATGCTGCGTAAATCACAATTTTGTTAATAATGTGGTTCCCCATATCCATCCGACTCATACAACAACGGTAAACCACATTAATTTTGATCACCAGCATTTTTTCCCGCAATCGCATTCGGCGGTAAATAATGTAACCAATCAACAATTTTTTAATCCGCCTTACCCTGTTGAGGGTCCGGCATTTGGTCCTCCGCCAAGACCAGGTGCAGTAGCCGGTGCGTTCGCTCCAGGCTATGGACCAGGACCAGGTTTTGGACCAGGCATGGGCCCTGGTTATGGACCAGGTATGGGCCCTGGTTATGGACCAGGTATGGGCCCTGGTTATGGACCAGGTATGGGACCGAGCGCAGTTGCAGGTGCAGAGTCTTTTCCGGGTGCTCAAAAGCCTCCAAATTGGAGATAG
- a CDS encoding GGDEF and EAL domain-containing protein: MLNEMKEKEVDSLANIVFRRMQEGIIVLDPYYQILCINPWGQKVTGYKEEELQGTDFSSLFLNRNDYENMKNYLHRDGKWKGEIWKKRKSGEIYQEWMNISAVYSEAGKLINYVIVFRDLTKQKKSQSEIRLAAKVLENISEGVMVTDQNGHILSVNPAFEIVTGYHEEEVISKKPNLLQSGIHDQKFYEKMWKDIIEKGKWKGEIWNKRKNGEIYPEWLTISTIKDENGNVTNYVGVFSDITELKETEEQLHILAHHDSLTGVDNRYSLLKRLEGLLNTAQRYSQQLAVLFLDLDRFKHINDTLGHNYGDLLLKHVAERFKGLLRNKDIIARLGGDEFVIVLPNIKHPKDAAKYAEEIIHSLREPFMLEQYEAYISTSIGISLYPFDGKNVKNLLKNADKAMYKAKERGKNQFEFYHEEMHSNQTVKMKMENYLRKALDRNEFFLEYQPQVETSTGEISGVEALLRWNQPEFGRVSPSDFIPLAEDTGLIVPISEWVIETAFEEIRQLHVNGFPNLKVSINISAQHFALDKFLSTIEKMIQASNINPYCVELELTERVIMPNAPETIKILVKLKQLGIKLSVDDFGTGYSSLSYLNKFPIDKLKIDQSFIKNIHQFKEDSSIVKAIITIGKQLQMITVAEGVENQKQFDFLLKEGCDQVQGFYITKPLRFEQLKKFLAEWNSQLL; encoded by the coding sequence ATGTTAAACGAAATGAAAGAAAAAGAAGTTGATTCTCTGGCAAACATTGTTTTCCGAAGGATGCAAGAGGGGATTATCGTTTTAGATCCATATTATCAAATACTTTGCATTAACCCATGGGGGCAAAAAGTTACCGGATATAAAGAGGAAGAATTGCAGGGTACTGATTTCTCTAGCTTATTTTTAAACAGAAACGATTATGAGAATATGAAAAATTACTTACATAGAGACGGAAAATGGAAAGGAGAAATATGGAAAAAACGAAAGAGTGGAGAGATTTATCAGGAATGGATGAATATTAGTGCTGTCTATAGTGAAGCCGGAAAACTTATTAACTACGTAATTGTTTTCAGAGATTTAACAAAGCAGAAAAAATCGCAAAGCGAAATTCGCTTAGCAGCAAAAGTACTAGAAAACATAAGTGAAGGTGTTATGGTAACGGACCAAAATGGTCATATATTATCCGTAAATCCTGCTTTTGAGATCGTCACTGGTTACCATGAAGAAGAAGTAATTAGCAAAAAACCAAATCTCCTCCAATCAGGTATTCATGATCAAAAGTTCTATGAGAAGATGTGGAAAGATATTATTGAAAAGGGAAAATGGAAGGGAGAAATTTGGAATAAGCGAAAAAACGGCGAAATCTATCCTGAGTGGCTGACTATTAGTACGATTAAGGATGAAAACGGAAACGTGACAAATTACGTTGGTGTTTTTTCAGATATTACGGAATTAAAAGAAACCGAGGAGCAGCTGCATATCCTTGCACATCATGATTCATTGACAGGTGTGGACAATCGTTATTCTTTACTAAAAAGGCTCGAAGGCTTATTGAATACTGCTCAAAGATACAGCCAACAGCTTGCTGTCCTATTCTTGGATTTGGATCGTTTCAAGCATATTAATGATACATTAGGGCACAACTACGGTGATTTACTATTAAAACATGTCGCTGAAAGGTTTAAGGGACTGTTAAGGAATAAAGACATAATTGCCAGACTGGGCGGAGATGAATTTGTTATTGTTCTTCCTAATATTAAACATCCAAAAGATGCAGCCAAATATGCGGAAGAAATTATCCATTCACTTAGAGAACCATTTATGCTTGAACAATATGAAGCTTATATTTCAACAAGTATTGGAATAAGCCTTTATCCGTTTGATGGGAAAAATGTGAAAAACTTATTAAAAAATGCTGATAAAGCGATGTATAAGGCAAAAGAACGCGGAAAAAATCAATTTGAGTTTTACCATGAAGAAATGCACAGCAATCAAACGGTAAAGATGAAAATGGAAAACTATTTGCGAAAAGCCCTAGACCGAAATGAGTTTTTCCTGGAATATCAACCGCAAGTTGAAACAAGCACCGGTGAAATTTCCGGGGTTGAAGCTCTGCTCCGCTGGAATCAACCTGAATTTGGAAGAGTGTCTCCCAGCGATTTTATCCCGTTAGCAGAAGACACAGGTTTGATTGTCCCGATCAGTGAATGGGTAATCGAAACTGCTTTCGAAGAAATAAGACAGCTGCATGTAAATGGTTTTCCAAATCTTAAGGTTTCTATAAATATTTCAGCCCAGCACTTTGCTCTGGATAAGTTCTTAAGCACAATTGAAAAGATGATTCAAGCGTCTAATATCAATCCGTACTGTGTTGAGCTTGAATTAACCGAACGGGTAATCATGCCAAATGCTCCTGAAACAATAAAAATATTAGTTAAACTGAAACAGCTAGGAATAAAACTGTCAGTTGATGATTTCGGGACGGGCTATTCATCTCTTAGTTATTTGAATAAATTTCCTATTGACAAGTTAAAAATAGACCAAAGCTTTATAAAAAATATTCATCAATTCAAAGAGGATTCTTCTATCGTGAAAGCAATCATTACAATAGGGAAACAGCTGCAGATGATTACAGTGGCCGAAGGTGTTGAGAATCAGAAACAATTTGATTTTTTACTTAAGGAAGGATGCGATCAAGTCCAGGGTTTTTACATAACGAAACCACTCCGATTCGAACAACTAAAAAAATTTCTTGCAGAATGGAATTCTCAATTATTGTAG
- a CDS encoding DEAD/DEAH box helicase has translation MKVRKDLQDILSMLKNNDEYRQNIVHWHTIEEREAKTVELPEEIHPSLRQALENRGIKRLYTHQKSAYDAVMDNKSIVAVTPTASGKTLCYNLPVLETIINNPNARALYIFPTKALAQDQKSEINELIQETGVSINSYTYDGDTPSNIRQKVRKAGHIVITNPDMLHSAILPHHTKWVSLFENLKYVVIDELHIYRGVFGSHVANVIRRLRRICRFYGTDPIFICTSATIANPLELAESLTEKKMELIDNNGAPSGRKHFLFYNPPVVNKPLNIRRSATLEARKLAGELLKNKIQTIVFARSRVRVEILLTYLQDLVKHQLGEKSIRGYRGGYLPTERREIEKGLRSGEIYGVVSTNALELGVDIGQLQVCIMTGYPGTIASAWQQAGRAGRRHGESLVILVASSSPLDQYIIQNPDFFFNKSPETARINPDNLIILVDHIKCAAYELPFKRGEKFGSAETEDILEFLAEERVLFQNGDKWYWMNDSFPAHNISLRSASQENVVIIDQSDAANVKVIGEMDRFSAMTLLHEEAIYLHQGIQYQVEKLDWEEKKAYVREVDVDYFTDANLAVQLKVLEVDKTRNDNRTEIAFGDVSVHAMATIFKKIKFETHENIGSGPIHLPEEELHTNSAWISLQKELKDFGQDRLEQGLIGAAHALKHIAPLFVMCDPQDIHVVPQVKAAHNEKPTIFFYDRYPGGIGLSEKIYEGMEKVLKETKQMVQNCQCEHGCPSCIGIESENDTVKNDVLKLLDIFLSVSVPQGMWNDDA, from the coding sequence TTGAAGGTTCGAAAAGATTTACAAGACATATTGTCGATGTTAAAAAATAACGATGAATACAGGCAAAACATTGTCCATTGGCACACAATTGAGGAAAGGGAAGCCAAGACAGTTGAATTGCCGGAAGAAATCCATCCGTCCTTAAGGCAAGCACTTGAAAATAGAGGGATTAAGAGACTATACACCCATCAAAAATCAGCCTATGATGCTGTCATGGATAACAAGAGCATCGTTGCAGTCACACCGACTGCTTCCGGAAAAACATTGTGTTATAACTTGCCCGTTCTCGAGACAATTATCAATAATCCAAATGCGAGAGCTTTATATATCTTCCCGACAAAAGCGCTTGCGCAGGACCAAAAAAGCGAAATCAATGAATTGATTCAAGAAACAGGAGTGAGTATTAACAGTTATACGTATGACGGTGATACTCCATCAAATATACGCCAAAAAGTCAGGAAAGCCGGGCACATTGTCATAACGAACCCTGATATGCTCCATTCCGCTATCCTTCCTCATCATACAAAATGGGTTTCTTTATTTGAAAACTTAAAATATGTTGTGATCGATGAACTCCATATTTACAGAGGCGTTTTTGGCAGCCATGTTGCGAATGTCATTCGGCGTCTTCGAAGAATATGCCGATTTTACGGAACAGATCCGATTTTTATTTGCACATCGGCGACAATTGCTAATCCGCTAGAGCTGGCAGAATCGCTTACCGAAAAGAAAATGGAACTGATTGACAATAACGGTGCTCCAAGCGGTAGGAAGCATTTTCTTTTTTACAATCCGCCGGTTGTCAACAAGCCTTTAAACATTCGAAGAAGCGCCACTCTTGAAGCAAGAAAGCTTGCAGGAGAATTATTGAAAAATAAAATCCAAACGATTGTGTTTGCCAGAAGCAGGGTGCGGGTTGAAATATTGCTTACATATTTGCAGGACCTTGTGAAACATCAGTTAGGGGAAAAATCGATTAGAGGATATCGAGGAGGTTATTTGCCAACCGAGCGGAGGGAAATTGAAAAAGGGCTTCGTTCTGGTGAAATTTATGGGGTTGTCAGTACAAATGCCCTTGAATTAGGCGTAGATATTGGGCAGCTCCAAGTGTGTATCATGACCGGCTATCCTGGTACAATTGCAAGCGCATGGCAGCAGGCGGGAAGGGCAGGCAGAAGACACGGAGAGTCTCTCGTTATCCTTGTCGCGAGCTCAAGCCCTTTAGATCAATATATCATCCAAAACCCTGATTTTTTCTTTAACAAAAGCCCTGAAACAGCTAGAATCAATCCTGACAATCTTATTATCTTAGTCGATCATATTAAATGTGCTGCCTATGAATTGCCGTTCAAACGAGGAGAGAAATTCGGTTCAGCCGAGACAGAGGATATACTGGAATTTTTAGCGGAAGAAAGGGTGTTGTTTCAAAACGGTGATAAATGGTACTGGATGAACGACTCGTTCCCGGCCCATAATATTAGTTTGCGGTCGGCATCACAGGAAAATGTTGTGATTATTGACCAGTCAGATGCGGCAAATGTGAAAGTGATCGGTGAAATGGACCGTTTCTCAGCGATGACGTTATTGCATGAAGAGGCTATTTATTTGCATCAAGGGATACAATATCAAGTCGAAAAGCTCGATTGGGAAGAAAAAAAGGCATATGTGAGGGAAGTCGATGTCGATTATTTTACCGATGCGAATCTTGCCGTACAGCTTAAAGTCCTTGAAGTAGATAAAACGAGGAACGATAATAGAACAGAAATTGCGTTCGGAGATGTAAGCGTACATGCAATGGCGACAATTTTTAAAAAAATAAAATTTGAAACCCACGAAAATATCGGATCGGGGCCTATTCATCTTCCCGAGGAAGAACTTCATACGAATTCAGCCTGGATTTCATTGCAAAAAGAGTTAAAAGATTTTGGACAGGATCGGCTTGAACAGGGGTTAATTGGTGCAGCCCATGCATTAAAACATATCGCACCTTTGTTTGTCATGTGTGATCCACAGGATATTCATGTTGTTCCGCAAGTGAAGGCGGCACATAATGAAAAGCCGACCATTTTCTTTTATGACCGTTATCCGGGCGGTATTGGTTTAAGTGAAAAAATTTACGAGGGAATGGAAAAAGTTCTAAAGGAAACAAAACAAATGGTTCAAAATTGCCAATGTGAACATGGATGTCCATCTTGCATTGGAATTGAAAGTGAAAATGATACAGTAAAAAATGATGTTTTGAAATTATTGGACATATTTTTGTCAGTATCTGTACCGCAAGGGATGTGGAATGATGACGCTTAA
- a CDS encoding Crp/Fnr family transcriptional regulator: MKNEEITNALSAFDLFKELNDQELGKIVSVSFSREWKKGSHVFMQGEPLKNVYFIYDGKIKIYKTDTHGKEQIVAILKKGDMFPHVGFFRKGEYPAFAEVMEKSTLVVVPISGFENVLIENPKLCIKVFNILGEKIVDLQKRLEELILNNTYEQIIKLLIRLAREHGVKLDNGSLLLKAEFTNKDLANMIGTTRETVSRTLTKMKKENLIKMDGNGDMILTPERLLEEIL, encoded by the coding sequence ATGAAAAATGAGGAAATAACAAACGCGCTTTCTGCTTTTGATCTTTTTAAGGAACTCAATGATCAGGAATTAGGAAAAATTGTTTCTGTGTCTTTTTCGAGAGAATGGAAAAAAGGCAGTCATGTCTTTATGCAAGGAGAACCGCTGAAAAACGTATATTTTATTTATGATGGAAAAATTAAAATTTACAAAACAGATACACATGGAAAGGAACAAATTGTCGCCATCCTAAAAAAAGGAGATATGTTTCCCCATGTCGGTTTTTTCCGAAAAGGCGAGTACCCTGCTTTTGCAGAAGTAATGGAAAAATCAACACTGGTGGTTGTGCCGATATCCGGTTTTGAAAATGTTTTAATCGAAAATCCTAAATTATGCATTAAAGTCTTTAATATTCTTGGTGAAAAAATTGTTGACCTCCAAAAACGGCTCGAAGAACTAATATTGAATAATACATACGAGCAAATCATTAAACTGCTCATCAGGCTTGCTCGGGAACATGGCGTCAAATTAGATAATGGCAGCTTATTACTAAAAGCTGAATTTACGAATAAAGACCTAGCAAATATGATTGGTACGACAAGAGAAACTGTAAGCCGCACACTAACCAAAATGAAAAAAGAGAATCTAATCAAAATGGACGGAAACGGAGACATGATTTTAACACCAGAAAGGCTGTTAGAAGAAATATTATAA
- a CDS encoding YppF family protein — MNIHELKMKFGQKRDYTTENVNQLLDFAKKAYIHNEISINDYRNLVRELEALGATIPDSLNNDSLIENA; from the coding sequence ATGAATATTCACGAGCTAAAAATGAAATTTGGACAAAAACGCGATTACACTACAGAAAACGTAAATCAATTATTGGATTTTGCTAAAAAAGCGTACATCCATAATGAAATTTCCATTAATGACTATCGCAATCTTGTTCGTGAGCTTGAAGCTTTAGGCGCAACAATACCTGATTCTTTGAACAACGACTCCCTCATCGAAAATGCATAA
- a CDS encoding YppG family protein, translated as MFGRKKRPAYEINFPFGQGQIGYPYFSPAPGFDFSNQRIVPYAGLNQSMYWNPYAYQQQFAPATNPIHSPYGNHQNYANPYNGQQSYSNILFQNPLQPAEEGNLQPYSQQINPYPVANPYPKFQYLTKQPSGVQSIINSFKTQDGSIDFNKMINTTGQMMNAVTQVSSMIKGLGGMFKA; from the coding sequence ATGTTTGGCCGAAAAAAAAGACCAGCCTATGAAATAAATTTTCCGTTTGGGCAAGGACAAATTGGATATCCCTACTTTTCTCCTGCACCGGGTTTTGACTTTTCGAACCAGCGGATTGTCCCTTATGCGGGTTTAAATCAGTCAATGTACTGGAACCCTTACGCATACCAACAACAATTTGCACCTGCAACGAATCCGATACATTCTCCATACGGGAATCATCAGAATTACGCAAATCCATACAATGGACAGCAAAGCTACTCGAATATCCTTTTTCAAAATCCATTACAGCCGGCAGAAGAAGGGAACCTTCAGCCTTATTCACAGCAAATAAATCCTTATCCTGTTGCAAATCCTTATCCGAAATTTCAGTATTTGACAAAGCAGCCTTCCGGAGTTCAATCGATAATAAATTCTTTTAAAACTCAAGACGGATCCATTGACTTTAACAAAATGATCAATACTACCGGTCAAATGATGAATGCAGTAACTCAAGTCTCATCGATGATAAAGGGGCTTGGTGGAATGTTTAAAGCATAA
- the hcp gene encoding hydroxylamine reductase gives MFCYQCEQTPNGGCKIVGVCGKDETIASLQDTIIFGLKGIAAYRTHANQLGYTDPFVDATTHEALYLTLTNSNFNLQEHIDMAMKVGQSAVRIMEVLDKAHTERLGIPQPIRVSQNKIEGKCIVVTGHNLFALEKLLKQTEGKGINVYTHSEMLPAHGYPELKKYPHLKGNIGKAWYDQRRLFEKFPGAILATTNCVMPIKGTYADRMFSFEVAGLENVQKIINDDFTPLIEKALELPEANIESDETLITGFHHETVIGLAPEVIAAVKEGKIKRFFVIAGCDAPGKGGEYYRELATSLPPETVILTTSCGKFRFNDVDYGTVPGTNIPRYIDLGQCNNSISTVKIAKALADAFECPINELPVSIVLSWFEQKAVAILLGLFSLGIKDIRIGPKPPEFISEGVMKVLQDTFGLKLIGNAQEDMKEMLQ, from the coding sequence ATGTTTTGCTATCAATGTGAACAAACTCCGAATGGTGGATGTAAAATTGTCGGTGTTTGCGGAAAAGATGAAACAATAGCAAGCCTTCAGGATACGATCATTTTTGGACTGAAAGGCATTGCCGCCTATCGTACACATGCAAATCAACTCGGATATACCGACCCATTCGTGGATGCTACTACACATGAAGCGCTTTATTTGACCTTAACGAACTCTAATTTCAATTTGCAGGAGCACATTGATATGGCTATGAAAGTAGGCCAGTCAGCAGTTCGGATCATGGAAGTGCTCGATAAAGCCCATACGGAAAGGCTTGGCATTCCTCAGCCAATCCGAGTGTCACAGAATAAGATTGAAGGAAAATGCATTGTTGTAACAGGCCATAATTTATTTGCGCTCGAAAAACTTCTAAAGCAAACAGAAGGAAAAGGAATTAATGTTTATACCCATTCAGAAATGCTGCCGGCGCACGGATATCCGGAGTTAAAAAAATATCCTCATTTAAAGGGTAATATCGGCAAGGCATGGTACGACCAGAGAAGATTATTTGAAAAATTCCCTGGTGCGATTCTAGCGACAACAAACTGCGTCATGCCGATTAAGGGCACATATGCGGATCGCATGTTTTCATTTGAAGTGGCCGGTCTTGAAAACGTGCAAAAAATAATCAATGATGACTTTACTCCATTAATTGAAAAAGCATTAGAGCTTCCTGAAGCAAATATAGAATCAGATGAAACACTAATAACAGGATTTCACCATGAAACAGTTATAGGATTGGCTCCAGAAGTAATTGCGGCTGTAAAAGAAGGAAAAATTAAACGATTCTTTGTGATTGCCGGCTGTGATGCCCCTGGAAAAGGAGGAGAGTATTACAGGGAACTGGCAACATCTTTGCCGCCTGAAACTGTTATTTTAACAACCTCTTGTGGAAAGTTTCGATTCAATGATGTTGATTATGGAACAGTGCCGGGGACGAATATCCCGAGATATATAGATCTAGGACAGTGCAATAATTCCATTTCTACTGTAAAAATTGCAAAAGCGTTAGCCGATGCGTTTGAATGTCCGATCAATGAATTGCCGGTTAGCATCGTCCTTTCTTGGTTCGAGCAAAAAGCGGTCGCTATTTTGCTTGGATTGTTCAGTCTCGGAATTAAAGATATTCGTATTGGGCCTAAACCGCCGGAGTTTATATCTGAAGGAGTTATGAAGGTTCTTCAAGACACATTTGGATTAAAATTAATCGGTAATGCTCAAGAAGATATGAAAGAAATGCTTCAATAA